From Fibrobacterota bacterium, the proteins below share one genomic window:
- a CDS encoding xylosidase/arabinosidase produces MPLALAVFIAHPAASAAGVDASSMNGKVLVGYQGWFDCPMGGAGSWIHWTRGGVPTAANLTVDMYPDLREFGGADLCASAGMTVGGKTAGFYSARTSAVVDAHFRWMEAYGIDGALVQRFVTEIASKRRGGDIVLKNVMRACAASGRAWAVEYDVSGAPDPGFAALIEEDWRYLVDSLGIGADPRYLHEGGQPVIAAWGMGFTDAHPPADPAAATAFIRWFHADADARYRAWFMGGAPAGWRRLEQDARTDSGWKAVYASMDAVQPWTVGRYVDIAGADGYRQNSLAPDLALAAADGNAYCPVIFPGFSWKNLNAGPANQIPRRGGRFLWRQAMNAKAAGAQSVKIAMFDEVDEGTAIFKLAPTRADAPDQGYWLTLDADGEALPSDWYLRLAGEIAKVFHGQAPMADSIPIKPTDPSPIHAPRVRAVPLRSAENGRAEFFDFLGRRWALPLQTEIESPR; encoded by the coding sequence ATGCCCCTCGCCCTGGCGGTCTTCATAGCGCACCCGGCTGCCTCCGCCGCGGGCGTGGATGCTTCCAGCATGAATGGCAAGGTCCTGGTCGGATACCAGGGCTGGTTCGATTGCCCCATGGGCGGCGCCGGCTCCTGGATCCATTGGACCCGCGGCGGCGTCCCGACGGCCGCCAACCTCACCGTCGACATGTATCCCGATTTGCGCGAGTTCGGCGGGGCCGACTTATGCGCCTCGGCCGGCATGACCGTGGGCGGGAAAACGGCCGGATTCTATTCGGCGCGGACCTCGGCGGTGGTGGACGCGCATTTCCGCTGGATGGAGGCCTACGGGATCGACGGCGCATTGGTACAGAGATTCGTGACGGAAATCGCATCGAAACGCCGGGGCGGCGATATCGTCCTCAAGAACGTCATGCGCGCCTGCGCGGCGTCGGGGCGCGCTTGGGCCGTCGAATACGACGTTTCCGGCGCGCCGGATCCGGGCTTCGCCGCCCTCATCGAAGAGGACTGGCGCTATCTGGTGGACAGCCTGGGGATCGGCGCCGATCCCCGTTACCTCCACGAGGGCGGACAGCCGGTCATCGCGGCGTGGGGAATGGGATTCACCGACGCGCATCCGCCCGCCGATCCGGCCGCGGCTACCGCCTTCATCCGCTGGTTCCACGCCGACGCAGACGCCCGCTACCGCGCCTGGTTCATGGGCGGCGCCCCGGCCGGATGGCGCCGGCTCGAACAGGATGCCCGCACGGATTCCGGATGGAAGGCGGTGTACGCGTCCATGGACGCCGTCCAGCCTTGGACGGTGGGACGTTACGTCGACATCGCCGGAGCGGACGGATACCGGCAGAACTCCCTGGCGCCCGATCTCGCCCTCGCCGCCGCGGACGGGAACGCATACTGCCCGGTCATCTTCCCAGGGTTCTCCTGGAAGAACCTGAACGCCGGCCCGGCCAACCAGATCCCGCGCCGCGGGGGCCGGTTCCTATGGCGCCAGGCGATGAACGCCAAGGCCGCCGGAGCGCAATCCGTGAAGATCGCGATGTTCGACGAGGTCGACGAAGGCACGGCCATTTTCAAGCTCGCGCCCACGCGCGCCGACGCTCCCGACCAGGGATATTGGCTTACGCTCGATGCCGATGGGGAAGCCTTGCCGTCCGATTGGTACCTGCGCTTGGCCGGAGAGATCGCCAAGGTCTTCCATGGCCAAGCGCCCATGGCCGATAGCATCCCCATCAAACCCACGGATCCCAGCCCCATCCATGCGCCCCGGGTACGGGCCGTTCCCTTGCGTTCCGCGGAAAACGGCCGCGCGGAGTTCTTCGATTTCCTCGGCCGCCGCTGGGCCTTACCGCTTCAAACCGAAATCGAATCGCCCAGGTAA
- a CDS encoding MBL fold metallo-hydrolase translates to MAHPERRLPGNAQGDFYVDETCIDCDTCRWLAPETFVRKAGQSAVGTQPADPEARHRARLAAVACPTASIGTLAPDPEMPSARAAFPVPIDGEVFYCGYHSEKSYGAASYLIVRPEGNVLVDSPRRSETLAGRIEAMGGARWMFLTHGDDVADHVYWHDRLGCDRIMHAADAGWGARGMERLLEGSQDLELAPDLRIIPVPGHTEGSCCLLYRDIFLFTGDHLAWSERRGHLYAFRDACWHSWEELARSMEKLAGYPFEWVLPGHGRRFHAPHEAMRESMRECLRWIREGDFKGKPR, encoded by the coding sequence ATGGCCCATCCCGAACGCCGTCTCCCCGGTAATGCCCAAGGCGATTTCTACGTCGACGAGACTTGCATCGATTGCGATACCTGCCGATGGCTGGCCCCGGAAACCTTCGTGCGCAAGGCGGGCCAAAGCGCCGTAGGGACGCAACCCGCCGATCCGGAAGCCCGGCATAGGGCCCGTTTGGCCGCGGTCGCCTGCCCGACCGCATCCATCGGCACCCTGGCTCCCGATCCGGAAATGCCGTCCGCCCGCGCCGCCTTTCCCGTGCCGATCGATGGCGAGGTCTTCTACTGCGGCTACCATAGCGAGAAGTCCTACGGGGCCGCGTCCTATCTCATCGTCCGGCCGGAGGGCAACGTGCTGGTGGATTCGCCGCGGCGGTCCGAAACCCTGGCGGGCCGCATCGAGGCCATGGGCGGGGCCCGTTGGATGTTCCTGACCCATGGCGACGACGTGGCCGACCATGTTTATTGGCATGACCGCCTGGGTTGCGATCGCATCATGCATGCCGCGGACGCGGGCTGGGGCGCCCGGGGGATGGAACGCCTGCTGGAAGGATCGCAGGACCTGGAATTGGCCCCGGACCTGCGCATCATTCCCGTTCCGGGCCATACCGAAGGCAGCTGTTGCCTGCTTTACCGGGATATCTTCCTGTTCACGGGGGATCACCTCGCCTGGTCCGAGCGTCGCGGCCACCTCTATGCTTTCCGCGACGCTTGCTGGCATTCCTGGGAGGAGCTGGCGCGTTCCATGGAGAAACTCGCCGGTTACCCCTTCGAATGGGTGCTGCCCGGGCATGGCCGGCGTTTCCATGCGCCGCATGAGGCCATGCGGGAGAGCATGCGGGAATGCTTGCGATGGATCAGGGAAGGCGATTTCAAAGGAAAACCGCGTTAA
- a CDS encoding sigma-70 family RNA polymerase sigma factor encodes MAPEERATGEDGTPVRGPSVKKTLAPKKEKKSGSDRNLRFLGDDSGLATYLREISQSQNLTLAQEAELARNIRAGDKDALNTLVQANLKFVVAVCRNYQYQGLPLGDLINEGNLGLIRAAKRFDETMNFKFISYAVWWIRQAILSALADQSRVINIPPSRVGTIHKMGKTSVKLEQKLGRAPTISELSEEMGVSINEIHESLQLSSSPMSLDAPVKDGEDGRLEDVLEDHNVDSPDKSTVAYTLREEMKGILSSLDEREEKVVRLYYGIGLDTTYTLEEIAQRFNLTRERVRQIKEKALKRLRHPSRLQKLERFKA; translated from the coding sequence ATGGCCCCGGAAGAGAGAGCGACGGGCGAAGACGGAACTCCCGTCCGCGGGCCAAGCGTAAAGAAGACCCTGGCCCCGAAAAAGGAAAAGAAGAGCGGATCGGATCGGAACCTGCGTTTCCTAGGCGATGATTCGGGCCTGGCGACCTACCTGCGGGAGATCAGCCAATCCCAGAATCTCACTTTGGCGCAGGAGGCGGAACTGGCCCGGAATATCCGCGCCGGCGATAAGGACGCCCTGAACACCTTGGTGCAAGCCAACCTGAAATTCGTGGTGGCCGTGTGCCGCAATTACCAATACCAGGGCCTGCCGCTCGGCGATTTGATCAACGAGGGCAACCTCGGCCTCATCCGCGCCGCCAAGCGCTTCGACGAGACCATGAACTTCAAGTTCATCTCGTACGCGGTGTGGTGGATCCGCCAGGCCATCCTTTCGGCCCTGGCCGATCAATCGCGGGTCATCAACATCCCTCCCAGCCGCGTAGGCACCATCCACAAGATGGGCAAGACCAGCGTGAAGCTGGAACAGAAGCTGGGCCGCGCCCCGACCATTTCCGAATTGTCCGAGGAGATGGGCGTATCCATCAACGAAATCCACGAGAGCCTGCAATTGAGCTCGTCGCCGATGAGCCTGGACGCCCCGGTCAAGGACGGGGAGGACGGCCGCCTGGAGGACGTGCTCGAGGATCATAACGTGGATAGCCCCGACAAGAGCACGGTGGCCTACACGCTCCGCGAGGAGATGAAGGGCATCCTCTCCTCTTTGGATGAGCGCGAGGAAAAGGTGGTGCGCTTGTACTACGGCATCGGGCTGGATACCACCTACACCCTCGAGGAGATCGCCCAACGCTTCAACCTGACGCGCGAGCGCGTGCGTCAAATCAAGGAGAAGGCCCTGAAGCGCCTGCGGCATCCGTCGCGGCTCCAGAAGCTGGAACGGTTCAAGGCGTAA
- a CDS encoding response regulator has product MLPFNYENDPGGPKGAGVPYNGYTILLVDDDDQVSALAQDSLAAQGYRVLAARDSDQALRLSDEHPGPIDLLITDQVMPPFMSGHELATCLRLLRPDLKVLYISGYGATDGVVDEVGDAFAGFLAKPFSPRNLVDKVEDLIAAEDPDEVEAEEEEVETEEE; this is encoded by the coding sequence ATGCTACCGTTCAACTACGAGAACGACCCCGGCGGCCCCAAGGGCGCCGGGGTTCCCTATAACGGCTACACCATCCTGTTGGTGGACGACGACGATCAGGTGAGCGCCCTGGCGCAAGACAGCCTCGCGGCCCAGGGTTACCGGGTACTCGCCGCCCGCGATTCGGATCAGGCCCTGCGTCTGTCCGACGAGCACCCCGGGCCCATAGACCTGTTGATCACCGATCAGGTGATGCCGCCTTTCATGAGCGGGCATGAGCTGGCCACCTGCCTAAGGCTGTTACGGCCCGACCTGAAGGTCCTCTACATTTCCGGCTACGGCGCCACCGACGGGGTGGTCGACGAAGTGGGCGACGCCTTCGCGGGATTCCTGGCCAAGCCCTTCTCGCCCCGGAACCTGGTCGACAAGGTGGAGGACCTGATCGCCGCCGAAGACCCCGATGAGGTGGAAGCGGAGGAAGAAGAAGTCGAGACCGAAGAAGAGTAA
- a CDS encoding response regulator, translating to MWRSRWLTVALPVAATLATVAICFAWAENWERQHLRTEFEHRSLVLSNSIQREVETLLSGLDDVEDFFAGSQSVDKDEFRLFAMRLMARTPGLVGMGYAPRITEATKAFWTKEAARQGVVPWRIYDLDSIGFPTEPRPRAEQYPLFYVAPDKLSYAVGMTLTHEPLRQAAIAYALESGGTGVTSRLYFSRNAGKRLDSASNTEMESRIKRPAGHYAFRPLRAAAAYRSLLPMTWSPADRDSVRGLLVAAFRLPEILGKACGPDLTAGIALRLIDSAAPPEARELFSSNLAFREGAVPGGFGLAGGTSPLKWTREIQVGGRNWVMEFAATPGFMKARRAWTVWVVLVTGLLFTALLALFLWMLTGRHAHAEALVEERTHALRETFDALVKAKDEALNASRAKSEFLATMSHEIRTPMNGVLGMVSLLQGSRLDPQQQDGLRTIQTSGEALLRILDEILDFSKIEAGRIGLQPAPFNLKIVMMEVCGLFRPRAMEMGLELSLDYPGHLPEYFFGDAGRIRQILTNLCGNAVKFTHQGSVRVKVAGRPISEGKLAVEIRVVDTGIGIPEDKLALLFQPFSQVDSGFNRRYGGTGLGLAICKRLALLMDGDIRAESSAGFGSAFIVSLPLRKVDKEPSSGENGSAPQGDGPLQAPARKSFPKVLLVEDHVVNQKVAAQMLEKMGCIVEVAGEGEVAVEMAKRGGYAVALMDVQMAGWDGYETTRRIRAWEKETGTAPMPIIAVTANAMASDRDRCLEAGMSDYLSKPIILEILRRTLTPYLGDSISV from the coding sequence GTGTGGCGATCGCGATGGCTGACCGTCGCGCTTCCCGTCGCGGCCACCTTGGCGACGGTAGCGATCTGCTTCGCATGGGCGGAAAACTGGGAACGGCAGCACTTGCGCACGGAATTCGAACATCGTTCCTTGGTGCTTTCCAATTCCATCCAACGCGAGGTGGAAACCTTGCTGTCGGGCTTGGACGACGTGGAGGATTTCTTCGCGGGTTCGCAATCGGTCGACAAGGACGAATTCCGGCTGTTCGCCATGCGATTGATGGCGCGTACGCCGGGATTGGTGGGGATGGGATACGCGCCCAGGATCACGGAGGCGACCAAGGCCTTTTGGACGAAGGAAGCCGCCAGGCAGGGAGTGGTCCCTTGGCGCATTTACGATTTGGACAGCATCGGATTCCCGACGGAACCCCGGCCCCGCGCCGAGCAATATCCCCTGTTCTACGTCGCCCCCGACAAGCTCTCCTACGCCGTGGGCATGACCTTGACCCACGAACCCTTGCGCCAAGCGGCCATCGCATACGCCTTGGAAAGCGGAGGCACGGGCGTGACCTCCCGCCTCTACTTCTCGCGCAACGCCGGCAAGCGCCTGGACTCGGCCAGCAATACCGAAATGGAATCCCGGATCAAAAGGCCCGCGGGACATTACGCCTTCCGTCCCCTGCGCGCGGCGGCGGCCTATCGCAGCCTGTTACCCATGACCTGGTCCCCCGCCGACCGGGATAGCGTTCGCGGTTTGCTGGTGGCCGCGTTCCGTCTCCCGGAGATATTGGGGAAGGCCTGCGGTCCTGATCTAACGGCCGGCATCGCCCTCCGCCTCATCGATTCCGCCGCGCCGCCGGAGGCGCGCGAATTGTTTTCTTCCAACCTTGCCTTCAGGGAGGGGGCCGTTCCAGGCGGGTTCGGGCTGGCCGGAGGGACGTCGCCCCTGAAATGGACGCGCGAAATCCAGGTGGGCGGCCGGAATTGGGTGATGGAATTCGCCGCTACGCCCGGCTTCATGAAGGCGCGCCGGGCCTGGACGGTATGGGTGGTGTTGGTGACGGGATTGCTTTTCACGGCCCTCTTGGCGCTGTTCCTGTGGATGTTGACCGGGCGGCACGCGCATGCGGAAGCCTTGGTGGAGGAACGGACCCATGCATTACGGGAAACCTTCGATGCCTTGGTAAAAGCCAAGGACGAAGCCCTGAACGCCAGCCGGGCGAAAAGCGAATTCCTGGCTACGATGAGCCATGAAATACGCACGCCGATGAACGGCGTATTGGGCATGGTGTCCCTGTTGCAAGGTTCGCGGCTGGATCCCCAGCAGCAGGACGGTTTGCGCACCATCCAGACTTCGGGAGAAGCCTTGCTGCGGATCCTGGACGAGATCCTGGACTTCTCCAAAATCGAAGCCGGCCGGATCGGTTTGCAACCGGCCCCTTTCAATTTGAAGATCGTCATGATGGAGGTTTGCGGCCTGTTCCGGCCCCGCGCGATGGAGATGGGGCTGGAGCTTTCGCTGGACTACCCGGGCCACCTGCCCGAATATTTCTTCGGCGACGCCGGCCGTATCCGCCAGATCCTGACGAACCTCTGCGGCAATGCCGTCAAATTCACCCACCAAGGCTCGGTGCGCGTCAAAGTCGCGGGGCGGCCCATTTCCGAAGGCAAGCTCGCCGTGGAAATACGCGTCGTCGATACCGGCATCGGCATTCCCGAAGATAAGCTGGCCCTCTTGTTCCAGCCGTTTTCGCAGGTCGACTCCGGATTCAACCGACGTTACGGGGGAACCGGGTTGGGCCTGGCCATCTGCAAGCGCCTCGCGCTGCTGATGGATGGGGATATCCGCGCGGAAAGCAGCGCGGGCTTCGGTTCCGCCTTCATCGTTTCCCTGCCGCTCCGGAAGGTGGATAAGGAACCGTCCTCCGGGGAAAACGGTTCGGCCCCTCAGGGTGACGGACCCCTGCAGGCGCCCGCGCGCAAAAGCTTTCCGAAGGTCCTCCTCGTCGAAGATCATGTGGTGAACCAGAAAGTCGCGGCGCAGATGCTCGAAAAAATGGGTTGCATCGTGGAGGTGGCCGGCGAAGGGGAAGTCGCGGTGGAGATGGCGAAACGCGGCGGTTACGCCGTCGCCTTGATGGACGTGCAAATGGCGGGATGGGACGGATACGAAACGACCCGCAGGATCCGCGCTTGGGAAAAGGAAACGGGAACGGCTCCCATGCCCATCATCGCGGTAACCGCCAATGCCATGGCCAGCGACCGCGACCGCTGCCTGGAAGCGGGGATGAGCGATTACCTGAGCAAACCCATCATCCTCGAAATCCTGCGCAGGACCCTGACCCCTTACCTGGGCGATTCGATTTCGGTTTGA